In Bacteriovorax sp. PP10, the genomic window AACTCTTTCGTTTCTTTGGCGTAATTCATGAGAAGCTTTAAATCAGGCCCAAAGATCTTCACGGCCACATCGGCCCTTGTTCCTTCCAAAAGTTCGTTAAAACGCATTTGAATAGGTTGTGAGGCCAGATAATTTTGACCGGGAAGTTCTGTTTGAAGTTTGACGATCAAGCGCTGAACTAACGTTTCGTAAGTTTGCTTTTTATTTTCGTGGAGAGGCCAGGTCTTTATATCATGAAGCATGATATAGGTATCCGACACATTCACTCCCATAGGATCGGTCGCCACTTCACTGGTTCCAATGCGTGAGAAAACATTTTCGACTTCAGGAAATTTTTTGATAATAACTTCGGCCTTTTCCTGAAAAGCGATGGATTGATCAAGACTGATGTTAACCGGCCTGATCATGTGAAATGCAAAAGATCCTTCACTCAACTGAGGTAAGAACTCTGATCCACGCGTAAGAAATAATCCAATTCCCACCGAAATACTTATAAGAGCGACAACAATAATTTTCTTAGGGTTGTAGATTGAGAAATTAAGCACTGGAGTGTAAATCTTTTTTAAAAACTCCATAAACTTTGGTTCTTTTTCCTCAGCATCTCCCGATAAAATCAAAGAGGCCAGGGCAGGGGCCATGGTGAATGAAAAAACCAGTGCACAGAACACAGCAATCGCAAAAGTCATCGCCATTGGAAGGAACATCTTCCCTTCAATGCCTGTTAATCCAAACACTGGAATAAAAACAGCAACGACAATCAATTCACCAAAACCTGCGGCCAGGCGAATTTCGACCGTGGCCTCATAGACGGCCTTCATCACTTCCATTCTGGTCAATGGCCTTCCATATTTCTTTTTCAGATCGTGAATGTAGCGGACACAGTTATCGAGAACAATAACCGTCCCATCGACGATGATCCCGAAGTCCAGCGCTCCTAAACTCATTAAATTTCCGGAAAGACCTAAAGGCTTCATGATGAGAAAAGTCGCCAATAATGTTAGGGGAATAGTGAAGGCCGTAATGATTGCAGCTCGCACATTTCCTAATAAAATAAAAAGAATAATGATAACTAAAAAAGCACCAAACATCAGGTTGTGCTCAACTGTTCCAAGAGTGGCGTTAACCAGAACTGAACGGTCGTAGACAGTTGTGAGTTTAACTCCTGGAGGAAGATTACCTTTAATCTCAGCAATTTTATCTGAAACTCTTAAAGAGACAGTTCGGCTATTTTCTCCAATGAGCATCATAACAGTTCCAAGAACTGCTTCTTTTCCATTGAGAGTTGCACTCCCCGTTCTGATTTCTCTTCCTAAAGCAACTTTAGCAAAATCCTTAATCCTGATAACTTTAAACGACTCCAGCTTTTTTACCGGAACATTTAAAATCGCCTTTTCATCTTTTAATAAACCAATCCCCTGAATCAGGAATTGTTCTGCTGTCTGCTGAACACTTCCTCCTCCAACGTTGCGGTTTACTTTTTCCAGCGCTGCTGTGATGTCGTCAAAATGAATATTATACGACGTCATTTTAGCAATATCTGGCATGATATGAAATTGTTTTTCAAATCCACCACTGGTGTTAATTTCTGCCACTCCAGGAACCGTTAACAGACGTGGTTTAATAATCCATTCCTGGATTGATTTAAGTTCCATCAACTGACTAAGTCTTTCGTCTTTATTTGTTGCTGGTTTTTCAAAATCAATGACGTATTGAAAAATCTCACCAAGCCCTGATGAGATCGGTCCAATTTCAGGAATAATTCCCTTAGGTAAATTCCCTTGCACACTTTGAAGTCTTTCAGAGACGACTTGTCTGGCGCGATAAATATCAACACTGTCTTTAAAAACAATCGTCACTTGAGAAAGACCAAACCGAGTGATTGATCTTACTTGCTCAACATCAGCGATTCCTCTTAGAGAAATTTCAACCGGCTGAGTAATCGTTCGCTCAATTTCTTCAGGTGCCAGTCCTTCAACTGCGGTATTTACCTGGACCTGATTATTGGTAATGTCGGGAACTGCATCGATAGGCAGTTTTTGAAAAGCATAGAATCCTGCTAATGCCACTAATAGTGTCAGCAAAAGCACGGTGTATCGATTATAAACTGAAAAATGTATTATCTTGTTTAACATAATTATTCCTGATTAATGAGAGTGAGAATCACTTAAACCACCTGAGGCCGCGATTTCAGCTATTCTTAAAAAACCAATACCACTGACGACGATTTTATCTCCACTCACTAGATCAGGAGAACTCACCTTCCATGTGTCTTTAGTTTTCTCAAGTGTTTTGAAATCAATACTTTTATAAAGTCCAGATCGAAAGCGGTAGATGTTGACTTCACTTAAACTTCTAAAGATGGCCTTTGAAGATATGCTTGCTCCTGGTGCTTTATAATCCACATAAGTGAGTTCAAAATTTTTAATGGCAACTTCGCTTAACTTAAAACCGTCGCTTCCATGTTCCTCCTCATCATCGTGGTCGGCATGGGCCTCTTTCTTCTCTTCTTTATGCTCTTCTTTGTGTTCTTCTTTATGCTCTTCTTTATGATCTTCTTTATGCTCGCCCTTGTTCTCTTTCTCATGACCATGTCCATGATCACCTTCGGCCAATACTCCCAAGCTCAATAAGCACAAACTAAAAAATAGTATTTTCAACATAGGCCCCTCTTAATTTTAAATAGGTTTCAAAAACTCTTAACTGTGCTTCTTGTGAAGTCTCAAGATAATCCACATAACTTCTATATGAATCGAGATAAACCAGAGGTGAAATGACTCCCATATCAAAAGACTTTTTCATCTTCATGATATGTCCTTCCACTTTTTGAGTAGAATTGATTTGCTTTAAAATTCCTGCGTATTTTTTTAAACGCTCTACCAGATACTTATGCTGATTGATCGCCACGTTTTTTGATCTGACACTCTCCCCAACTCCTGCAAGCTTCACGGCTTCATTAAACTGGCCATTTGCTGAATTATCAAATGTGGGAAGGTCCATTGAAAGACCTACACCAAAGCGATGTTCTGTTTCACCTTGAGAAACTTCTCTGGAGAAAACTGGGCCGATTTTAAAATTTGAGAGTCTGTTTTTTGCTTCGAAGTCGGCACTCTTAAAAACAAACTGCTCTTTGAATTTCAACTCTTGTAACTTCAGCGAATTTGAATCATTTATACTGGTAAAACCTTCAACCGAAATATCGCTAAGAGTTTTACTTAGGTTTCCATAATCAAGATCACATGTTGGCAGTTCAAAATTGGCAAGAATCGCCTGATCAGAAGCAATCTGATCTTCAAGCATGGTTTTCTTTAAAATTAAGTTATCTTTTAGAAGTCTCAGCGAATTTAAAACAATTTCATCATCACGACTTCTGATTGAGCGCTTACTATAGGCCTCTTCAGAAGACCTGACCGTCGATAACAGAGTTTCAATTTTCTTATTAAAATGTGAGTTCTGGGCCACTTTAAAATACGCTAAAGATGAATCAATCAGCCTTTCAATTGAACTATTTCTATTCTCAATAATTTTGAGTTCCGCTTCAACAGCAGCGGCCTCTTTCTGAAGGCCGTATTTGCGGTATTCATCGATATTAAACAGTAACTCAACAGTGAGTTCATTATTCTTAAATTTCGATTTATCAGCATCAAAGCTGGCCGAAAGCTCAGGCCTTGCTCTCAATACATTTTTGAGTTTTGCTCTTTCAATGAGCAATAAATTAACTTCTTGATACTGCTT contains:
- a CDS encoding efflux RND transporter permease subunit, whose protein sequence is MLNKIIHFSVYNRYTVLLLTLLVALAGFYAFQKLPIDAVPDITNNQVQVNTAVEGLAPEEIERTITQPVEISLRGIADVEQVRSITRFGLSQVTIVFKDSVDIYRARQVVSERLQSVQGNLPKGIIPEIGPISSGLGEIFQYVIDFEKPATNKDERLSQLMELKSIQEWIIKPRLLTVPGVAEINTSGGFEKQFHIMPDIAKMTSYNIHFDDITAALEKVNRNVGGGSVQQTAEQFLIQGIGLLKDEKAILNVPVKKLESFKVIRIKDFAKVALGREIRTGSATLNGKEAVLGTVMMLIGENSRTVSLRVSDKIAEIKGNLPPGVKLTTVYDRSVLVNATLGTVEHNLMFGAFLVIIILFILLGNVRAAIITAFTIPLTLLATFLIMKPLGLSGNLMSLGALDFGIIVDGTVIVLDNCVRYIHDLKKKYGRPLTRMEVMKAVYEATVEIRLAAGFGELIVVAVFIPVFGLTGIEGKMFLPMAMTFAIAVFCALVFSFTMAPALASLILSGDAEEKEPKFMEFLKKIYTPVLNFSIYNPKKIIVVALISISVGIGLFLTRGSEFLPQLSEGSFAFHMIRPVNISLDQSIAFQEKAEVIIKKFPEVENVFSRIGTSEVATDPMGVNVSDTYIMLHDIKTWPLHENKKQTYETLVQRLIVKLQTELPGQNYLASQPIQMRFNELLEGTRADVAVKIFGPDLKLLMNYAKETKELIEGVRGAGDVEEDLAGTSPVLKIIPKDEVLTALGASSGDVLDSVEIALGGREVGIIHDGAKKYPIIVRLSENERSDLDIIQMLPVGISESLTVPMNKVATSEFAETYGSITREESNRRSAVLVNLRGRDTESFVKEAKALVDEKIKLPQGYFFKWGGNFENLKVAKSRLLLLTPLALLLVLMMIYAAFKNVKETLLVFSCAPLALVGGVIGLIANGLPFSISAGVGFIALSGIAVLNGVVLVNFFNQLRSEGVTGVEVLIQGAMVRLRPVLMTAMVAVFGFLPMMLSSSIGAEVQRPLASVVIGGILSSTLLTLVVVPSLYGAFIMKLNLKNK